From Apium graveolens cultivar Ventura chromosome 9, ASM990537v1, whole genome shotgun sequence, the proteins below share one genomic window:
- the LOC141686127 gene encoding uncharacterized protein LOC141686127, whose product MNAVIMKNVLKRYEKVSGQAINFNKSSVTFSLNTTGEERTRICEALGVEEVENPWRYLDIQMVVGRKKKDVFGFLTDTVKQKLKNWKSRKNIEGGKAHFIANIVSNVTKFLDEPNDYTC is encoded by the coding sequence ATGAATGCTGTCATAATGAAAAATGTTTTGAAACGGTATGAAAAAGTGTCTGGGCAAGCGATTAACTTCAATAAATCTAGTGTCACATTTAGCCTAAACACAACAGGTGAAGAAAGAACGAGGATTTGTGAAGCATTGGGAGTAGAGGAAGTGGAAAATCCATGGCGATATTTGGACATACAAATGGTGGTAGGGCGAAAGAAGAAAGATGTATTTGGGTTTCTTACTGATACAGTGAAACAAAAGCTGAAAAATTGGAAGAGTAGGAAAAATATTGAAGGCGGGAAAGCACACTTTATTGCAAACATCGTGTCAAATGTTACCAAATTTCTGGATGAACCTAATGACTATACCTGCTGA